Proteins encoded in a region of the Triplophysa dalaica isolate WHDGS20190420 chromosome 10, ASM1584641v1, whole genome shotgun sequence genome:
- the ccdc71 gene encoding coiled-coil domain-containing protein 71 — protein sequence MSCEEQGIGRVVHSWARFAPAGESALMEALRVFNPMTKDLTDTERQMFSFLHDLRKEGAKPVVLKSKDVYGYRSCTAEPLSSRTVAKVQKVQKPLKKKARKGLGKVKEVNYSALSRAAKNILQNQPKILLTNLSIDSLRQNSASTSTTEEKQSLQASQCLKLTNIKGATGGHTARLQIHFGSTPSPALRPPPDLSGIPRSVNGGQTLNVVALDNKRILSCPIKADDALIGDSAPEVCQNGFRLKDGSIYKALETVSGKPDLMNGGLDHFQRFTWSQSTLTNGQDLSRLNGNGLEWKVIKVDDSVTDEEVRRKAQKILQVNLSPVIQIHPLVKL from the coding sequence ATGAGTTGTGAAGAACAGGGCATTGGGAGGGTAGTTCATTCCTGGGCAAGATTTGCCCCAGCTGGAGAAAGTGCCCTAATGGAGGCCCTTAGGGTCTTTAATCCCATGACGAAGGACCTGACGGACACTGAGAGACAAATGTTTTCCTTTCTTCATGACTTACGGAAAGAAGGAGCCAAGCCTGTTGTATTGAAGAGCAAAGATGTGTACGGATACAGATCTTGCACTGCAGAGCCCCTTTCATCCAGGACTGTCGCCAAGGTCCAGAAAGTCCAGAAACCATTGAAAAAGAAAGCACGAAAAGGTTTGGGAAAGGTCAAGGAGGTGAACTACTCGGCGCTCAGTAGAGCGGCtaagaacattcttcaaaaccaACCCAAGATTCTGCTTACTAACCTTTCCATAGACTCTCTTAGGCAGAACAGTGCTTCAACATCGACGACAGAAGAGAAGCAGTCTCTTCAAGCGTCACAGTGCCTCAAGCTCACAAACATAAAGGGAGCAACTGGGGGCCACACTGCAAGGCTGCAAATTCACTTTGGAAGCACACCCAGTCCTGCTCTACGGCCGCCACCAGATCTGTCTGGAATTCCGCGTTCTGTAAACGGCGGACAGACTTTAAACGTAGTTGCCTTGGACAACAAACGCATTTTGTCTTGTCCGATCAAAGCAGATGATGCCCTCATTGGAGACTCCGCCCCGGAAGTCTGTCAAAATGGTTTCAGGCTTAAAGATGGTAGCATTTACAAAGCGCTGGAAACCGTGTCTGGTAAACCTGATCTGATGAACGGTGGTCTAGACCATTTTCAAAGGTTTACCTGGTCCCAGTCAACACTCACCAATGGCCAAGATCTTTCTAGACTGAATGGAAATGGCCTTGAGTGGAAAGTCATAAAAGTAGATGATTCTGTCACAGACGAAGAGGTGAGGAGAAAGGCACAGAAGATTTTGCAAGTGAATTTGTCGCCTGTGATACAGATTCATCCTCTTGTCAAACTCTAG